GGGAGAATGTCAGAGGAAATGTCCCGAAAAGAGGCTGTTATCGGTATAACTATGGGGGATGCGGCCGGGGTCGGCCCTGAAATCATTGTCAAGTTCTTTCACCAGGAGATTGCGCCAAGGCACTATCGCAGCCTGGTGATCGGGGATGCGGGTATTTTGCAGGAGGTGGCCGGCCGTCTGGGGATCGGGCATTCTCTGAGCTTTCACTCCATTTCTTCGCCCCGGGAGGCTGATTTTGACCGGGCCGGCGTCAATGTTCTGAATCTGAACAATATCTCCCTGGACGAAGTAAAGATTGGACAGGCCGGATCAGCCTGCGGCAGGGCATCGGTGGAGTACGTCGAGCGGGCTATTGCCCTGTGCCTGCAGGATGAAATTCAGGCCATGGTTACTGCGCCGATCAGCAAGGAAGCCATCCACCTGGCTGGCTGTCAATTTGCCGGTCATACGGAAATGCTGGCCCATCACACCAGGACCCGGGATTTTGCCATGATGCTGGCAGGAAGAGGGCTTCGGGTAGTGCTGGTCACCACGCATGCGGCTATTGCCGAGGTTTCGGCAATGATCAGCGAGGAGCGGATTTACCGGATAATCCGGCTGACCGACGAGTGGCTCAGGAAATTTTACCCCGCGGAGCGAAAAATAGCGGTCTGCGGACTGAATCCCCATGCAGGAGAAAGCGGATTGTTTGGCCGGGAGGAAATCGAGGCTATCTCACCGGCCATAGCACGGGCCAGAGCCGAAGGTATACCCGCTGAAGGCCCCTACCCTGCCGACACGCTTTTTTACCAGGCCCAAAAGGGAATTTTCGGCGCTGTGGTGGCCATGTATCACGATCAGGGACTTATCCCTCTGAAAATGCTGGCTTTCGATGTCGGGGTCAATATTACCCTCGGCCTGCCCATCATCCGGACCTCGGTGGATCATGGCACTGCCTACGATATCGCCTGGCAGGGAAAGGCGAACATATCGAGTCTTTCGGCTGCGGTGGAAATGGCCGGGTATCTGGCCCGGCAACGTCAGGAGGCGAAAAAATGACGGACTCTCTCCGGCGCAAGGTGCAGGACACCCTGGCGCGATACGGGATATTTCCCCAAAAAGGCCTGGGCCAGAATTTCCTGGTAAGCGATCAGGCGCTTTTGCGGCTCCTGGCTGAAGCTGCCCTGTCAGCCGGGGACATGGTCATCGAGATCGGTGCCGGATTGGGCCAGATCACCCGCCTGCTTGCCGAAAAAGCCCGGTGGGTCATTGCCCTGGAATTCGATCCGCGGCTTATGGCTATCCTCCGGCAAGAGCTTGCACCCTTCGGCAACGTTACCCTGATCCAGACCGATGCAGCCTGCTGCTCCTATCAGGAAGTCATAGAGCATTTTCCGGAGCAGGAGGAGGGAGGTGTGAACATCGAGAAAGGAGAAAGGAAAATCAAAGTGATCGGCAACATTCCCTATTATGTGGCCGTTCCGATTCTGGTTCATCTCGAAGAGATCAGGGACCGCATCTGCCTGATTATTACCACCATCCAGAAGGAACTGGCCGAGCGGGTCATGGCCCGGCCCGGAGAGAAAGCCTACGGAGAGCTGAGCATCCGTCTTCAGTACCGCTATTGGATCGAAAAGGTCAGCCATCTTCCGGCAGAAGCCTTTTATCCCCGTCCCAAAGTGGCTTCGGAAATCATTGCTCTTCGGCCCATCGATAACCCGCAGGTGTCTGTCCAGGATGAGGCTCTTTTCTTTCGCCTGGTGCAGGCTGCTTTCTCCCAGCGCAGAAAAACCCTGCTGAATGCCTTAAGTGCTCATCGGGAACTGGGGGTCCGGCGGGAAGAGTGGCCTGCCCTCTTCACCCAGGCCCATATTTCCCCTCAGCGCCGGGGTGAGACCCTCTCGCTCGCCGAATTTGCCAGTCTCAGCGACCTTGTTTTCCGCCATCGTGCTGCTTCGCATCCTGCTGCTGCTTCGGGGGCTTCTTAGCGGGTTTTTTCTGTTCCCCTTTCATGCGCTGAACAGCCGATCCTTCGACCTTGAGCACCCTTCCGTCAGGAAATTCCACAAAGACCAGCCCTTTCAGGATATCAAAGGAAACCACCTTGCCCTCTTCGTTATTCAGGAGAACCCGCTCACCCAATTTGGGAAGTTTCTTGCGGACTTCCTCATAGGTGGCAGCCTCATAGACCAGACAGCACATGAGCCGTCCGCAAATGCCCGATATTTTCCCCGGATTCAGGGTCAGGCACTGATCTTTGGCCATGCGGATCGAAACCGGCTCAAAGTCGCGCAGGAACAGAGAACAGCATAACTGCCGTCCACAGCAGCCAAAACCGCTGATCATCCTGGCCTCATCCCGGACACCGATCTGGCGCATCTCGATGCGGGTCCTGAACCGGACAGCCAGATCCTTGACCAGGTCCCGGAAATCGATGCGGCCTTCAGCCGTGAAGTAAAAAACCGCCTTGCTGCCATCAAAGGAATACTTCACTTTGATCAGCTTCATGGGCAGGCCCCGCTCGATAATCTTTTTCTGGCAGATCACCTGGGCCTTCTTTCCCATTTCCTCATTTCGTCTGGCCTGATCGAGGTCCTGAGGTGTCGCCTTGCGGCTGATCCGCTTGAGAGGTTTGCGGCCCTGCTTTTTGCTCCGCGTGGCGGAAAGCCTGAATACCCTGGCTATCTCTTCACCTTTGTCCATCTCAACGATGCAATAATCTCCGATCCGCAGATCAATGCCATTTTGGAGGTAGTCATAGGTTTTTCCCGTTGGTTCAAATCTGACACCGATGACCCCGGCTTCGCCAGGCTCATCAATCTCCCCGGCATCGGTGTCTTTTGATGCTGCCTCAGCCTCTTTCCCGTTCTTCGGCCCGGAATCTGTCTGCCGACTCTGGTCCTCGATCTCTTCGATCATCTCCGGAGTAATGAATTCATCGTCAACAATTTTAGTTTTAACCTCGACGACTTCATTTCCACTGGCCGGGTCCGCGACCACGACGACCTCGACGATTTCCTCGCTTCCTGCGATGTCATCACTGCCAATGTCACCATCGACCAGAAGCTGATCGTCAATCACCTGGTCATCAGAGGGTTGATCATCAGGCAACTGCTCGCCATGCTCATCCTGCCCTTCAAGCTCATCGCTGGCCAGTTCCCTGCCCTGCGACCCGTTCTTTGCTGATTCTATTTTTTCAGGGTTATTATTTTCTTCTCTGCTCATGAATCTATCCTGTCCCGCTCTTGACTTAGGAGGCATTCTATTCACTGCTGGCCGCAAGTCTCATCATCATGGTCTCAAGCGCCAGTTGTTTGTTCACATTCCGCTGCAGGGCAGCACATGTTTCCTCGATCTGGTGCAGGTTTTTCTCAATCTGGCGGATGGGTAATGTCCGGGACTGCTGATGAATGTTTTCTATCCGATCATTGTTGATTAAACTGTCTCCATCCCTGGTTATTTTGTATTTCCAGAGATCATAATACCAATATATCCAAAGGTCAAGCAATTGCTGAAGGCTATCGGGGTCTTTATTGTCAGCCAGTTTTTTGGCCTGGCTGAATAAAACCTCGATGCCCGCCGATGACCCCAGGCTTTCCAGCAGGTGAAAAATTTCCTCCCGCTTCTCCTGCAAACCGGCCACATCGAGCGTTTGGGCTTTGCCAAGACTCCCGCCGGCCAGGTGAGCCACAAGGCGTGCCGTATCCGGAGGAAGAGCCATGCGCTCTGCTATCAGACGCTCAAGATCATGATTGGGCAGAGGGGAAAACTGAACAATCCTGCACCGGGAGCGAATAGTCGGCAGAATTTTATCAAGGCTTCCGGTCACCAGGATCAGGAGCATGTCCGCCGGAGGCTCTTCCAGGGTTTTGAGCATCGAATTGGCGGCGGAAGCGCTCATCCGGTCCGCCTGATCGATAATGCACACTTTCCGCCTTGCCAGATAGGGCCGGTAGCGGATAGCGGCCTGAAGATCCCGGAACTGTTCGACTTTCAGGGTTACTCCATCCGGCTCAACCAGAAACAGGTCCGGATGGATCCCCTTGTCGATCCTGCGGCAGGAGTCACAGAGGCCGCAATAATCCCCCTTCCGCTGAAGGCAGTTGACCGCCTTGGCCAGGCCAAAAGCGGTGAGTTTTTTGCCGACACCGTCAGGGCCGGTAAAAATATAAGCATGAGAGATGGCCCCTTTCAGCAGCGAAACCTGCAGGAAGCGGACAGCCCTGTCCTGGCCGACAATCTGACTAAAGGACATGCGGATTGCCTCCGGCATGCGCATCACCTTTGCCGCAGTCGCTCGGATCACCTTTCAGCTTGGCAATGGCATGAGGAATAGCCGGGAGGGCAACCTCAAGGCATTCCCTGGCCCCATTGGGGCTTCCCGGAAGGTTCAGGATGAGCGATTCCCGGCGGGTTCCGCAAATGGCCCGCGAGATCATGGCATGAGGGGTTTTGGCCATGCTTTTCATTCTCATGGCCTCGGCAAAGCCGGGCACGAGCCGGTCAACCACCTCGCTAGTGGCTTCGGGCGTTACGTCCCGGGGGCTCAGGCCCGTTCCCCCGCTGGTCAGAATCAGGTCACATCCCGGCCTGGCATCGGCAAATTGCCTGATCGCCTTCTGAATGGCTTCCTTCTCATCAGGCACGACCTCAAGGCCGACTACCTCATACGTCTGGTCCTGCTGATCCTGAAGAAGCTGCCGTATGGCCGGACCGCTCCGGTCAGCCCGCTCTCCCCGGGCACCTTTATCGCTGGTAATGATAATCGCTGTGCGAATGGTCATATGCTTCGATCCTTGTAAGGATAGTGGTCAGTTACCAAAAAATTGGCGGGGCGAAAAGCCCCACCATCCACCAATAGTGAACGCATTATATCATATACGGCCGGTATACCAAAGAAAAGAAATAGGAGCTTCAGAAGTCAGGAGATGACATTTTCATGGTAAAATATCTCCCTGATACTGAACATATATCCATTTCCAGGCATTTAGCGTATAATAATGAATAGCCTGATTCTCTAAATTTAGGATCAATCCGGAAATGGTAGAAGAAGCCATGAAATACCCATGGGAAAAAAATCCTGAGCTTCATAAGGCTGTAGTTATGGATGCCTACTTAGATGAGAAGATTAACTT
The genomic region above belongs to bacterium and contains:
- a CDS encoding MogA/MoaB family molybdenum cofactor biosynthesis protein, with protein sequence MRTAIIITSDKGARGERADRSGPAIRQLLQDQQDQTYEVVGLEVVPDEKEAIQKAIRQFADARPGCDLILTSGGTGLSPRDVTPEATSEVVDRLVPGFAEAMRMKSMAKTPHAMISRAICGTRRESLILNLPGSPNGARECLEVALPAIPHAIAKLKGDPSDCGKGDAHAGGNPHVL
- the rsmA gene encoding 16S rRNA (adenine(1518)-N(6)/adenine(1519)-N(6))-dimethyltransferase RsmA, yielding MTDSLRRKVQDTLARYGIFPQKGLGQNFLVSDQALLRLLAEAALSAGDMVIEIGAGLGQITRLLAEKARWVIALEFDPRLMAILRQELAPFGNVTLIQTDAACCSYQEVIEHFPEQEEGGVNIEKGERKIKVIGNIPYYVAVPILVHLEEIRDRICLIITTIQKELAERVMARPGEKAYGELSIRLQYRYWIEKVSHLPAEAFYPRPKVASEIIALRPIDNPQVSVQDEALFFRLVQAAFSQRRKTLLNALSAHRELGVRREEWPALFTQAHISPQRRGETLSLAEFASLSDLVFRHRAASHPAAASGAS
- the pdxA gene encoding 4-hydroxythreonine-4-phosphate dehydrogenase PdxA, whose product is MSEEMSRKEAVIGITMGDAAGVGPEIIVKFFHQEIAPRHYRSLVIGDAGILQEVAGRLGIGHSLSFHSISSPREADFDRAGVNVLNLNNISLDEVKIGQAGSACGRASVEYVERAIALCLQDEIQAMVTAPISKEAIHLAGCQFAGHTEMLAHHTRTRDFAMMLAGRGLRVVLVTTHAAIAEVSAMISEERIYRIIRLTDEWLRKFYPAERKIAVCGLNPHAGESGLFGREEIEAISPAIARARAEGIPAEGPYPADTLFYQAQKGIFGAVVAMYHDQGLIPLKMLAFDVGVNITLGLPIIRTSVDHGTAYDIAWQGKANISSLSAAVEMAGYLARQRQEAKK
- a CDS encoding stage 0 sporulation family protein, with amino-acid sequence MSREENNNPEKIESAKNGSQGRELASDELEGQDEHGEQLPDDQPSDDQVIDDQLLVDGDIGSDDIAGSEEIVEVVVVADPASGNEVVEVKTKIVDDEFITPEMIEEIEDQSRQTDSGPKNGKEAEAASKDTDAGEIDEPGEAGVIGVRFEPTGKTYDYLQNGIDLRIGDYCIVEMDKGEEIARVFRLSATRSKKQGRKPLKRISRKATPQDLDQARRNEEMGKKAQVICQKKIIERGLPMKLIKVKYSFDGSKAVFYFTAEGRIDFRDLVKDLAVRFRTRIEMRQIGVRDEARMISGFGCCGRQLCCSLFLRDFEPVSIRMAKDQCLTLNPGKISGICGRLMCCLVYEAATYEEVRKKLPKLGERVLLNNEEGKVVSFDILKGLVFVEFPDGRVLKVEGSAVQRMKGEQKKPAKKPPKQQQDAKQHDGGKQGR
- the holB gene encoding DNA polymerase III subunit delta' — translated: MPEAIRMSFSQIVGQDRAVRFLQVSLLKGAISHAYIFTGPDGVGKKLTAFGLAKAVNCLQRKGDYCGLCDSCRRIDKGIHPDLFLVEPDGVTLKVEQFRDLQAAIRYRPYLARRKVCIIDQADRMSASAANSMLKTLEEPPADMLLILVTGSLDKILPTIRSRCRIVQFSPLPNHDLERLIAERMALPPDTARLVAHLAGGSLGKAQTLDVAGLQEKREEIFHLLESLGSSAGIEVLFSQAKKLADNKDPDSLQQLLDLWIYWYYDLWKYKITRDGDSLINNDRIENIHQQSRTLPIRQIEKNLHQIEETCAALQRNVNKQLALETMMMRLAASSE